DNA sequence from the Cellulophaga sp. HaHaR_3_176 genome:
AATGCTTCAATCAGACGTGACGGTAGTTCTGTTTTTGGTGTAGACACGAAGTGGGGTAATTTCCCAGCTGTATCTTTAGGGTGGAATGTTGCTAAAGAAAATTTCTTATTGGAAAGTGACGCTGTTAATACTTTAAAATTCAGAGCTAGTTACGGACTTACTGGAGCAGAAAATTTTAATGTAGGTGATGCTGTTGTTAATGCATGGCCTTATTTGGCATTGTTGCAGAATTCTAATTCAATTAGTAACGGAAGTATTGAGTCTGGTGTATCTCCGCTTAATATTGCTAACACACTATTGCAATGGGAAGCTTCAAAAGAATTTACTGTTGGTTTAGATTATGGATTTTTTAATAATAAAATATCAGGATCTATTGATTACTATCAAAGAACTAGTGATCAATTGTTACTAAATAACCCTGTTTCATATGTAACAGGATTTGATAGTGGTATTGTGAACTTAGGTAAGGTACAAAACAGTGGTTTTGAACTTGAATTTAGAACTAAAAATATTTCAAATGAAAAATTTTCTTGGAATTCTACAATAATAGCTTCTACAAATAAAAATGAATTACTAAGCTTTGGTAATTCAAACAATGCTTTAATCGAAGATGATTATGATAGAGGTTCTCAGTGGATTAACAGAATTGGAGAGCCTATATCTTCTTTCTGGGGTTATGTAGTTGATGAAGAGGCTTTTGATGAAACTTCTTATAGAACAACATATGTTAATAATCCTTGGAACCGAATTAATGGTGAGTCTGAAGATATTATTGTTAAAGATTTAAATGGTGATGGTTTAATTACTGAAGAAGACAAAACAATTTTAGGAACTCCTTATCCTGATTTAGTATATAGTTTTTCTAATGAATTTGAAATTGGAAATTTTGATTTTTCTTTCATGGTTCAAGGTAGTTTAGGTGCTCAGGTAAATAATATTGGAGATCAATATTTTTACAATTGGTTTGGTAATGCAACAAGAAGTGGAGGAAAAGAACAAGCAGTTGCTGATGGTCTTGTGAGTGATGTATCTTTTTTACAAGAAAAGGTTTTAACAAGTGAGGTTATTGCAAGCGCAGATTATTTCTCATTACGTAATGTAAATCTTGGATATAACTTCCCTAAAGATGTATCAAAGCAATTAGGTTTAAGTGGTTTAAGACTTTATGCAAGTGCTCAGAATTTAGTTTATATAACTGCTGCTGATTACCATGGTTTTAATCCAGAACATATAGATGGTAGTAACCCAAGAGCTTATGGTTCTCAAAGAGCGGGTACTCCTATATATAAAACGGTAACTTTTGGTGTGAACATTGACTTTTAATATAAAAAAGAAAAAATTATGAAACATATAAAATATTTAATTTTTGCAGCAGCAGTGTCTGTTTTAGTTTCCTGTGATACTGATGAGTATTTAAATCCATTACCAGATACTGCAGTTGCAGTAGATGGGTTCTTTCAATCTGATACAGATGTATTATCAGGCCTTAATGGAATTTATGATGCAATTCAAGGAGTTAATAGCAATACGGAATCTAATATTACTGATTTCAATAGAGGTATACAGTTCGAGCACCTTTTAACGGAGCACCGTACCGATAATACTAGAAATGCAACACTTGAAGGTTCAAAAGCAGATTTTCACAGATACGTTGTTAATGCCAATAATGTAGAATCTGAAGATTATTATGCTTCTATGTATGAAGTAGTTTTTAGAGCTAATAATATATTAGACTTTATTGATCTTGCAGACGAAAGTAATCAAGCAAGATATGCTGGTGAAGCTAAATTTTTAAGAGCTTATGCTTATTTTAAATTGGTTAGAATGTTTGGTGATGTACCTTTGGTAACTTCAGTAGTTAACCCTACTGAAAATGAAGCCTTATTTACTAGAATTCCAGAAGCACAAGTGTACGCTCAAATCGTATCTGACTTACAAGAAGCAGTAAATGTTTTAGATAATTCATCTAAATCAAGAGCATCGAAAGCAGCTGCACAAGGTATTTTAGCAAAAGCTTACATGACACAGCCTACTCCTAATTATACTGCTGCACAAGGGTTATGTGAGGCTATAATTAATAGCTCACAATTTGATTTAGAAGATAATTTTAATGACGTATTTTATTCTGAATTAAATGACGAAATTATTTTTGCTATCCAATACCAAACTGGTAATAGTTCAGAAAGTCAAAGTTTTTCGGCTGAATTTACTTCTTCAACTCGAGCAGGTTCAGATGATGGTCAAAACATTGTTAATGAGAATTTAAAATTAGATTTCGTTGCCTTTGGAGGAAATAGAACAGCAACATCTATTACCAACTTGAATGGAGTACTTTTAGATGATGAAAATGAAGTAGCTAAATTCCTACCAGAAGGTTCTGATATTACAATTACACCGCCAACCTATGGTGTAAGTGCTCGTAATGCTGGAAACGATTATATTGTTTTACGTTATGCAGATGTTCTTTTAATGCATGTTGAGGCAATTATGGCAGGCGGGACAGAAACTAGTAGTACTGCAGCTTTAAATTCTTTCCAAGCAGTAAGAGATAGAGCAGGTTTAACTGATGTCGTTTCTAATATAACGAAACAAGACCTTTTAACTGAAAGAAGAGTAGAGTTAGCGTTTGAAAACCAACGTTGGTTCGATCTTCTTAGATTCGGTGTTGCAGTTGATGTACTTAGTGCTCATTCTACAGAGATGGGATATTCATTTGATCCTAGAAAATTGTTATTACCTATTCCTGCAAGAGAAATAAATATAAGCGGTGGCCTTTTAACACAAAATCCGGGATATTAATTTTAAAAAACTTTTAAACGATGAAAAATAAAAAAAATATTTTCCGTAAAACAACCTTGTTACTCTTAAGTGTAATTGCAACAGGTGCTTTTGTTAGTTGTGTTGGTTCTGATACTTTTCGTGATGAATTGCCAGATGCTGGTTCTAAAGAAGATACCATATTCCCAACAGCTAATTTTGATTATACAGCAAGTCAAGATAATTTTGCCACTTTAACTTTCTTTGATCTTTCTACCGAAGCATCTTCTTATTTATGGGATTTTGGTGGTGGAGAAAGCTCAACAGAAAAAGATCCTATTTATACTTTTCCTGGTGAGGGTACTTACCCTGTTACACTAACTTCTAGTGATGGAAATGGAGTAAGCTCAACTGTTACTATAGATGTTGAAATTGTAGATGAACTAATAGCAGCATTTCAATGTCAAGATTTTCTATGTGACCCAAGAACGCCTTGGGCTGGAGTAGATAGAGGAACTACGAGTTCTTATTCAGCAAGTTCTTCTCCAACACCTCCAGAAGATAATGGTGCAGCTAAATTAAGTAGTAGTTCAAACTTTCTTGATCAAAGTATTCGTGTGGTTTCAGGGACAACGTATGAAGTTACATTTTGGTATGTAAGTAAATCTTCAGGTACTTCTGCTGGTGCGCTTTTAATTGAAGATGCAGATACAGGTGGAGCATTACTAAGCCAATCAATTCCGTTATCTGCTAGTGCTTCTAGTTATGAAGAAATTTCATTTAGGTTTAATACAAATGATGAAACAGAGAACATAAGATTTAATATTGAATATGCAGGTACTGAGGTTAGATTTTCTAAAATTAGCATCGATAGAATATAATTATTAGATCCATTAAAATGTTAATATAGAAATGCTTAATTAATTTTATCGAAAGTATTTCTATATTAATTAATGGAGTTTTACATTCATTTTACCATGTTGATAACGTTGGTTAAGATTATTAATCATCATAAATATTATCAACATCTAGAAGTAAACAAATAAATAAACAAAAAATTATGAATTTATTAAATAAAGGAATAAGTGCTCTGCTAATAACAGGCCTTATGATGTCATGTGATGACGATGAATTTATCACAATTAATCCAGTAGAATCATCAGGTGGTTCTAC
Encoded proteins:
- a CDS encoding RagB/SusD family nutrient uptake outer membrane protein, with amino-acid sequence MKHIKYLIFAAAVSVLVSCDTDEYLNPLPDTAVAVDGFFQSDTDVLSGLNGIYDAIQGVNSNTESNITDFNRGIQFEHLLTEHRTDNTRNATLEGSKADFHRYVVNANNVESEDYYASMYEVVFRANNILDFIDLADESNQARYAGEAKFLRAYAYFKLVRMFGDVPLVTSVVNPTENEALFTRIPEAQVYAQIVSDLQEAVNVLDNSSKSRASKAAAQGILAKAYMTQPTPNYTAAQGLCEAIINSSQFDLEDNFNDVFYSELNDEIIFAIQYQTGNSSESQSFSAEFTSSTRAGSDDGQNIVNENLKLDFVAFGGNRTATSITNLNGVLLDDENEVAKFLPEGSDITITPPTYGVSARNAGNDYIVLRYADVLLMHVEAIMAGGTETSSTAALNSFQAVRDRAGLTDVVSNITKQDLLTERRVELAFENQRWFDLLRFGVAVDVLSAHSTEMGYSFDPRKLLLPIPAREINISGGLLTQNPGY
- a CDS encoding PKD domain-containing protein, which produces MKNKKNIFRKTTLLLLSVIATGAFVSCVGSDTFRDELPDAGSKEDTIFPTANFDYTASQDNFATLTFFDLSTEASSYLWDFGGGESSTEKDPIYTFPGEGTYPVTLTSSDGNGVSSTVTIDVEIVDELIAAFQCQDFLCDPRTPWAGVDRGTTSSYSASSSPTPPEDNGAAKLSSSSNFLDQSIRVVSGTTYEVTFWYVSKSSGTSAGALLIEDADTGGALLSQSIPLSASASSYEEISFRFNTNDETENIRFNIEYAGTEVRFSKISIDRI